A region of Rhizobium grahamii DNA encodes the following proteins:
- the tesB gene encoding acyl-CoA thioesterase II — MTHNTEKPTAMETLLSTLDLEPIEVDIFRGVSPQVGWQRVFGGQVIAQALMAAQRTVERERLVHSLHAYFMRPGDPSVPIVYQVERIRDGSSFNTRRVVAIQHGKAIFALSASFQIEEPGFDHQITMPDIPMPETLLDEQQIARQYLANAPAAIRKYWERERPIEIRPVSLTHYFSDKKLDPVQHVWVRATGPVPDDRLYQASVLAYLSDMTLLDTSLYPHGTSIFDQTIQVASLDHSMWFHRPIRFDDWLLFTQDSPSASGARGLTRGSLFTRDGVLIASVAQEGLIRKRANE; from the coding sequence ATGACGCACAACACCGAAAAGCCGACGGCAATGGAGACGCTTCTGTCGACGCTCGACCTTGAGCCGATCGAGGTGGACATTTTCCGCGGTGTCAGTCCGCAGGTCGGTTGGCAGCGTGTGTTTGGAGGCCAGGTCATCGCGCAGGCGCTGATGGCGGCGCAGCGAACCGTCGAGCGCGAGCGTCTCGTGCATTCGCTGCATGCCTACTTCATGCGACCGGGCGATCCTTCGGTGCCTATCGTCTATCAGGTCGAGCGCATTCGCGACGGTTCCAGCTTCAACACGCGCCGGGTTGTCGCCATCCAACACGGAAAGGCAATCTTCGCGCTTTCGGCTTCTTTCCAGATCGAGGAGCCGGGTTTCGATCACCAGATCACCATGCCTGATATACCCATGCCTGAGACGCTGCTCGACGAGCAGCAGATCGCCAGGCAATATCTTGCAAATGCACCGGCTGCGATCCGCAAATACTGGGAGCGTGAGCGACCGATCGAGATTCGCCCGGTATCGCTGACCCACTACTTTTCGGACAAGAAGCTCGATCCGGTGCAGCATGTCTGGGTGCGTGCGACGGGGCCGGTGCCGGATGATCGGCTCTACCAGGCCTCGGTACTCGCCTACCTGTCGGATATGACGCTGCTCGATACCTCGCTTTATCCGCACGGAACGTCGATCTTTGATCAGACAATACAGGTGGCAAGCCTTGATCATTCCATGTGGTTTCACCGGCCGATACGGTTCGACGATTGGTTGTTGTTCACGCAGGACAGTCCTTCCGCATCCGGAGCGCGAGGGCTGACGCGCGGTAGTCTCTTTACGCGAGATGGTGTTCTGATTGCGTCGGTCGCTCAGGAAGGCCTGATTCGTAAAAGGGCAAATGAATAA
- a CDS encoding ammonium transporter produces MSISKFSSHFARLGAASAALLAPVVAFAQDAATTAAPAAAAAPVPDKGDTAFMFISTLLVLFMILPGLALFYGGLVRAKNMLSVLMQCTMVAAVLMLIWVIYGYSFAFGGSDSPYWGGTAKLFLAGVTKDSTAATFSQGVVIPEFIFAMFQMTFAAITPALIVGAFAERIKFSAVVLFCALWATFVYFPIAHMVWDANGLLFKMGALDFAGGTVVHINAGVAGLIGAIMVGKRTGYGKDMMAPHSMTLTMVGASMLWFGWFGFNAGSNLEASGGAMLATVNTFIATAAAIVSWAGVETLTRGKASMLGGASGMVAGLVAITPAAGIVGPMGAIVMGLLVSPLCYFFVSVVKNKFGYDDTADVFGVHGIGGMFGAIATGVFASASLGGVGYAEGVTMSGQVVTQLTAILTTIIWCGIGSAILYKVVDIIVGLRVTVEAEREGLDLATHGEAAYHS; encoded by the coding sequence ATGTCAATTTCGAAGTTTTCTTCTCATTTTGCGCGTCTCGGCGCTGCGTCCGCTGCGCTCCTCGCGCCGGTCGTTGCCTTCGCGCAGGATGCAGCCACCACGGCTGCTCCGGCTGCTGCTGCCGCTCCGGTTCCGGACAAGGGCGACACCGCCTTCATGTTCATTTCCACCCTGCTCGTTCTCTTCATGATCCTGCCGGGCCTCGCTCTGTTCTACGGCGGCCTCGTCCGTGCGAAGAACATGCTTTCGGTTCTGATGCAGTGCACGATGGTTGCCGCCGTTCTGATGCTCATCTGGGTCATCTACGGCTACTCCTTCGCATTCGGCGGTTCCGACAGCCCCTATTGGGGCGGTACGGCCAAGCTCTTCCTCGCTGGCGTAACGAAAGACTCGACGGCAGCGACCTTCTCGCAGGGCGTCGTCATTCCTGAGTTCATCTTCGCGATGTTCCAGATGACCTTCGCCGCCATCACGCCTGCCCTGATCGTCGGCGCCTTTGCCGAGCGCATCAAGTTCTCGGCAGTCGTGCTGTTCTGCGCATTGTGGGCAACGTTCGTCTACTTCCCGATCGCTCACATGGTCTGGGACGCAAACGGCCTGCTCTTCAAGATGGGCGCTCTCGACTTTGCTGGTGGCACGGTCGTTCACATCAACGCCGGCGTTGCTGGTCTGATCGGCGCGATCATGGTCGGCAAGCGCACTGGCTACGGCAAGGACATGATGGCTCCGCACTCGATGACGCTGACCATGGTCGGTGCATCCATGCTGTGGTTCGGCTGGTTCGGCTTCAACGCTGGCTCCAACCTCGAAGCTTCTGGCGGTGCAATGCTTGCAACGGTCAACACCTTCATCGCCACGGCTGCTGCCATCGTTTCGTGGGCCGGCGTTGAAACGCTTACTCGCGGCAAGGCTTCGATGCTCGGCGGCGCTTCCGGTATGGTTGCCGGTCTGGTTGCCATCACGCCTGCTGCCGGTATCGTTGGTCCGATGGGCGCGATCGTCATGGGTCTGCTCGTTTCGCCACTTTGCTACTTCTTCGTCTCTGTCGTAAAGAACAAGTTCGGCTACGACGATACGGCTGACGTATTCGGCGTCCACGGCATCGGCGGCATGTTCGGCGCAATCGCGACCGGCGTATTCGCCAGTGCTTCCCTCGGTGGCGTCGGCTATGCCGAAGGCGTTACCATGAGCGGCCAGGTCGTTACGCAGCTGACGGCGATCCTCACCACCATCATCTGGTGCGGTATCGGCTCTGCGATCCTCTACAAGGTCGTCGACATCATCGTCGGCCTGCGTGTTACGGTCGAAGCCGAGCGCGAAGGTCTCGATCTCGCAACGCACGGCGAAGCCGCTTACCACTCTTGA
- a CDS encoding FtsK/SpoIIIE family DNA translocase, producing MARSTSPAMDGRPERFSLSGFMFRQVQTLLGFAIFLLLALAIAALATWNVADPSYSYATGNEPTNVLGYGGAAFADILMQFFGLASVVALLPVVAWALALISGRRLSRIPARAAAWGLGSVLASAVLGCFPPPLTWPIPNGIGGVIGDMILRFPALFVGAYPTGAFATAVGCVFAAPTAWMMLFAAGLVGRTEEEEAEDEAEQYEASRSKLRSVGDDEDEDDDGGGWLAFGALTHAWYMSQARMRRLFGIKPRKRQHDDFESPYDFNDDEFGKMNEPVRAKAPSARGERMDPSMEPRAASQRRIVSAPSISLNDDDEDDDGAFDADMPPRPADILPDDDDWMMRAPAKQAGGKAQPRVSQPAGRPKPGARSDREQQGSFIRPEGFQLPSMHLLAEPKNVVRDSTLSADALEQNARMLEGVLEDFGVKGEIIHVRPGPVVTLYELEPAPGIKSSRVIGLADDIARSMSAIAARVAVVPGRNAIGIELPNSTRETVYLRELIASRDFESSKAKLAMALGKTIGGEAVIADLAKMPHLLVAGTTGSGKSVAINTMILSLLYRMTPEQCRLIMIDPKMLELSVYDGIPHLLSPVVTDPKKAVVALKWTVREMEERYKKMSKIGVRNIDGFNSRVEQALAKGEVISRTVQTGFDRQTGEAMYETEEFDLQPMPYIVVIIDEMADLMMVAGKDIEGAVQRLAQMARAAGIHVIMATQRPSVDVITGTIKANFPTRISFQVTSKIDSRTILGEQGAEQLLGMGDMLYMAGGGRIQRVHGPFVADMEVEEIVSYLKTQGSPQYLDAITADDDEDGEYGGGPAGTSNLSDSDDPYDQAVAIVLRDGKASTSYIQRRLGIGYNRAASLIERMEQEGIIGPANHAGKREILVPTDGDVLDR from the coding sequence ATGGCAAGAAGCACATCGCCAGCAATGGATGGCCGGCCGGAACGTTTCTCCCTGTCGGGGTTCATGTTCCGACAGGTTCAGACCCTTTTGGGCTTCGCTATCTTTCTGCTGCTCGCACTTGCGATTGCAGCACTTGCGACGTGGAATGTGGCCGATCCCAGCTATTCCTACGCGACCGGCAACGAGCCGACCAACGTGCTGGGCTACGGCGGCGCGGCGTTTGCCGATATCCTGATGCAGTTCTTCGGCCTGGCGAGCGTGGTGGCATTGCTGCCTGTGGTCGCTTGGGCACTCGCTCTCATCTCGGGACGCCGGCTTAGCCGGATTCCTGCTAGGGCAGCTGCCTGGGGTCTCGGATCCGTCCTTGCTTCCGCTGTACTCGGCTGTTTTCCTCCGCCGCTGACTTGGCCGATTCCGAACGGCATCGGTGGCGTGATCGGCGACATGATCCTGCGGTTTCCGGCGCTCTTTGTCGGCGCATATCCGACCGGCGCGTTCGCGACCGCCGTCGGCTGCGTGTTTGCGGCTCCGACAGCGTGGATGATGCTGTTTGCAGCGGGTCTCGTCGGGCGCACGGAAGAAGAAGAGGCCGAGGACGAAGCCGAGCAGTATGAGGCAAGCCGTTCGAAGCTTCGTTCGGTCGGTGACGACGAAGACGAAGATGATGACGGTGGCGGCTGGCTTGCATTCGGTGCGCTGACCCATGCCTGGTACATGAGCCAGGCGCGCATGCGGCGGCTTTTCGGTATAAAGCCGCGTAAGCGCCAGCACGACGATTTCGAATCGCCGTATGATTTCAATGATGACGAATTCGGCAAGATGAACGAGCCCGTTCGCGCCAAGGCGCCGTCGGCACGTGGCGAACGGATGGATCCGTCGATGGAGCCGCGCGCCGCCTCGCAACGCAGGATCGTTTCCGCTCCTTCGATCTCGCTCAATGATGACGACGAGGATGACGACGGCGCGTTCGACGCCGATATGCCTCCGCGCCCCGCCGATATCCTGCCTGATGATGACGACTGGATGATGCGTGCGCCGGCGAAACAGGCCGGTGGCAAGGCGCAGCCAAGAGTTTCGCAGCCTGCAGGCCGCCCGAAGCCGGGCGCTCGTTCGGATCGCGAGCAACAGGGATCGTTCATTCGTCCCGAGGGTTTCCAGCTTCCTTCCATGCATCTGCTTGCAGAGCCGAAGAATGTCGTGCGTGACTCCACTCTGTCGGCGGATGCGCTGGAGCAGAATGCGCGTATGCTCGAGGGCGTGCTTGAAGACTTCGGCGTCAAGGGCGAGATCATTCACGTCCGCCCGGGTCCTGTGGTTACTCTCTACGAACTGGAGCCTGCTCCGGGCATCAAGTCGTCGCGCGTCATCGGCCTTGCCGACGATATCGCCCGCTCGATGAGCGCGATTGCCGCGCGCGTCGCCGTCGTGCCCGGTCGCAACGCCATCGGTATCGAACTGCCGAATTCAACGCGTGAGACGGTGTACCTTCGCGAGCTGATCGCATCGCGTGATTTCGAGAGTTCGAAGGCGAAGCTTGCAATGGCTCTCGGCAAGACGATCGGCGGCGAGGCCGTCATCGCCGATCTGGCGAAGATGCCGCATCTTCTCGTCGCCGGGACGACCGGCTCGGGTAAGTCCGTTGCCATCAACACGATGATCCTCTCGCTGCTCTATCGCATGACGCCGGAGCAATGCCGCCTGATCATGATCGATCCAAAGATGCTGGAACTGTCGGTCTATGACGGGATCCCGCATCTTCTGTCGCCCGTCGTGACGGATCCGAAGAAGGCTGTCGTCGCGCTCAAGTGGACCGTCCGCGAGATGGAAGAGCGCTACAAGAAGATGTCGAAGATCGGTGTCCGCAACATCGATGGCTTCAACAGCCGCGTCGAGCAGGCGCTTGCCAAGGGCGAAGTGATTTCGCGCACCGTCCAGACTGGTTTCGACCGGCAGACGGGCGAGGCGATGTACGAGACGGAAGAGTTCGATCTGCAGCCGATGCCTTATATCGTCGTCATCATCGACGAAATGGCCGACCTGATGATGGTCGCCGGCAAGGATATCGAAGGCGCGGTTCAGCGCTTGGCACAGATGGCGCGCGCGGCCGGCATCCACGTGATTATGGCAACGCAGCGCCCATCGGTCGACGTCATCACCGGCACGATCAAGGCCAACTTCCCGACCCGTATCTCCTTCCAGGTGACCTCGAAGATCGACAGCCGCACCATCCTTGGCGAACAGGGCGCAGAACAGCTGCTCGGCATGGGCGACATGCTCTACATGGCAGGCGGCGGCCGCATCCAGCGCGTCCACGGTCCGTTTGTCGCCGACATGGAAGTCGAGGAGATCGTCTCCTACCTTAAGACGCAAGGATCGCCTCAGTATCTCGATGCCATCACCGCGGATGACGACGAAGACGGCGAGTACGGCGGCGGGCCTGCGGGTACCTCCAACCTCAGCGATTCTGATGATCCCTATGATCAGGCGGTGGCCATCGTTCTGCGTGACGGAAAGGCATCGACGTCGTATATTCAGCGAAGACTTGGCATCGGCTACAACAGAGCCGCATCGCTGATCGAGCGGATGGAGCAGGAAGGTATCATCGGCCCGGCGAACCATGCCGGGAAGCGAGAGATCCTGGTTCCGACCGATGGTGATGTTCTCGACCGTTGA
- a CDS encoding aldo/keto reductase gives MAQQSVITFHDGNTIPQVGLGVWRTPADIAAPTVRTAIAAGYRHVDTAAIYENEDGVGEGIKSSGVPRSDIFLTTKLWNDNQGYDATLTAFDKSLKRLGTDYVDLYLIHWPAPTRNRYVDTWKAFIQLKKDGRARSIGVSNFYPEHIDRLVAETGVVPVINQIELHPDFQQKASQAAHKKLDIATQSWSPLGQGKLIDHPVIGGIAKKHGKTPAQTIIRWHMDSGLVVIPKSITPSRIEENFQVFDFALDDDDMAAIAKLDDIGARMGPDPKTATF, from the coding sequence GTGGCACAACAATCCGTCATTACCTTCCACGATGGAAACACTATTCCGCAGGTCGGCCTCGGTGTGTGGCGCACGCCCGCCGATATTGCGGCGCCGACCGTCCGCACAGCAATTGCAGCCGGCTATCGTCACGTCGATACCGCCGCCATCTATGAGAACGAAGACGGGGTCGGGGAGGGTATCAAGTCGTCCGGCGTGCCGCGGAGCGACATTTTCCTGACCACCAAGCTCTGGAATGACAACCAGGGCTACGATGCGACGCTGACGGCATTCGACAAGAGCCTGAAGCGCCTCGGGACCGATTATGTGGACCTCTACCTCATTCACTGGCCGGCGCCGACGCGCAACCGCTACGTGGATACGTGGAAGGCGTTCATCCAGCTGAAGAAGGATGGGCGCGCCCGGTCGATCGGCGTATCGAATTTCTATCCGGAACATATCGACCGCCTTGTTGCCGAAACGGGCGTCGTTCCTGTCATCAATCAGATCGAACTTCATCCCGACTTTCAGCAGAAGGCTTCGCAGGCCGCGCACAAGAAGCTTGATATCGCGACACAATCCTGGAGCCCCCTCGGCCAGGGCAAGCTGATCGACCATCCCGTCATCGGCGGCATTGCCAAGAAGCACGGAAAAACGCCGGCCCAGACAATCATTCGCTGGCACATGGACAGCGGGCTGGTGGTGATCCCCAAGTCCATCACGCCGTCGCGCATCGAAGAGAACTTTCAGGTGTTCGACTTCGCGCTTGATGATGACGACATGGCGGCGATTGCCAAGCTCGATGATATCGGGGCTCGCATGGGTCCAGACCCGAAGACGGCAACTTTCTGA
- a CDS encoding L,D-transpeptidase family protein → MEKTRRSRTIQSTMIIVRPAPRNKSRALIQFDTLRIPAAIGRSGRTVTKLEGDGATPVASMKVLHGFRRGEKPLRLQTPLSLRRIGAEMLWCDQPDHPSYNRLVKAPFRPSHEEMKRADGLYDVCLVLDWNVRSRARNRGSAIFFHMIKPGYEPTAGCVAVHPRDMRRLLPFIRKGTVVRVL, encoded by the coding sequence ATGGAAAAAACAAGGCGGTCGCGAACTATACAGTCAACGATGATTATCGTTCGTCCCGCACCGCGCAATAAAAGCCGCGCTTTGATCCAATTCGATACGCTAAGGATCCCGGCTGCCATCGGTCGCTCGGGCCGAACCGTCACCAAGCTGGAGGGGGACGGAGCCACTCCGGTTGCCTCGATGAAGGTCCTTCATGGCTTTCGTCGCGGGGAGAAGCCGCTGCGCCTTCAGACGCCCCTGTCGCTGCGCCGCATCGGTGCCGAGATGCTCTGGTGCGACCAGCCGGATCATCCGAGCTACAATCGTCTCGTCAAGGCACCGTTCCGGCCGAGCCACGAGGAGATGAAGCGAGCCGATGGCCTTTATGATGTCTGTCTAGTCCTCGATTGGAATGTCCGTTCACGGGCCCGCAATCGCGGCTCGGCGATCTTCTTTCATATGATCAAACCCGGCTATGAACCGACTGCCGGCTGCGTCGCCGTTCATCCGCGTGACATGCGCCGTCTGCTACCTTTTATCCGCAAGGGCACGGTCGTTCGCGTTCTCTAG
- a CDS encoding P-II family nitrogen regulator, with the protein MGNQMKIVMAIIKPFKLDEVREALTAIGIQGLTVTEVKGYGRQKGHTEIYRGTEYAVSFLPKLKIEIAVASELVDKAVEAIASSAKTGQIGDGKIFVYSIDHAVRIRTGETDSEAL; encoded by the coding sequence ATGGGAAACCAGATGAAAATTGTGATGGCCATTATCAAGCCGTTCAAGCTCGATGAGGTCCGCGAGGCCCTCACGGCAATCGGCATTCAGGGCCTGACCGTAACCGAAGTAAAGGGATACGGGCGCCAGAAGGGACATACCGAAATTTATCGCGGCACCGAGTACGCGGTCAGCTTCCTGCCGAAGCTCAAGATCGAAATCGCCGTCGCGTCCGAACTCGTCGACAAGGCGGTTGAAGCCATCGCGTCGTCGGCCAAGACCGGCCAGATCGGCGACGGCAAGATCTTCGTCTATTCGATCGACCATGCCGTGCGCATCCGTACGGGCGAAACCGATTCAGAAGCGCTGTAA
- the xth gene encoding exodeoxyribonuclease III: MSFSITTWNINSVRLRMPIVEQFVLKHKPDILCLQETKVPNELFPAAPLRAMGYEHIIIHGQKGYHGVAIASRIPLTEDHRQDYCKVGDARHISAVFERGGRRVRLHNFYVPAGGDEPDRAINPKFGHKLDFIEEMKLLKANGEANTSAILVGDLNIAPLEHDVWSHKQLLKIVSHTPVETEGLLEIMRRGAWLDLMRHHVPENEKLYTWWSYRAKDWEAADRGRRLDHIWSSQDLGPHLQRIEILKEARGWDRPSDHVPVTAHFDF; this comes from the coding sequence ATGAGCTTCTCGATTACCACCTGGAATATCAATTCTGTCCGGCTGCGCATGCCGATCGTCGAGCAGTTCGTTCTCAAGCATAAACCCGATATCCTCTGCCTGCAGGAAACCAAGGTTCCAAACGAGCTTTTCCCGGCGGCGCCGCTGCGTGCCATGGGCTACGAGCACATCATCATCCATGGCCAGAAGGGCTATCATGGTGTCGCGATCGCCTCGCGCATTCCACTGACGGAAGACCACCGGCAGGATTACTGCAAGGTCGGAGACGCACGCCACATCTCGGCTGTGTTCGAACGCGGCGGCAGGCGGGTGCGGCTTCATAACTTCTATGTGCCGGCCGGCGGCGATGAGCCCGATCGTGCCATCAATCCGAAATTCGGCCACAAGCTCGACTTCATCGAGGAAATGAAGTTGCTGAAGGCAAATGGCGAGGCGAACACCTCGGCGATCCTCGTCGGCGACCTGAACATCGCGCCGCTGGAACACGATGTCTGGTCGCACAAGCAGTTGCTGAAGATCGTCAGCCATACGCCCGTCGAGACCGAAGGACTGTTGGAAATCATGCGCCGCGGCGCCTGGCTCGATCTGATGCGGCACCACGTTCCGGAAAACGAGAAGCTCTATACGTGGTGGAGCTATCGCGCCAAGGACTGGGAGGCCGCCGACCGCGGTCGCCGTCTCGACCACATCTGGTCATCGCAGGATCTGGGGCCGCATCTGCAGCGCATCGAGATCCTCAAGGAAGCGCGCGGCTGGGATCGTCCGTCCGACCACGTTCCGGTGACCGCGCACTTCGATTTCTGA
- a CDS encoding SixA phosphatase family protein, with protein MSSKQNSRHLYLLRHAKSAWPEGIDDHDRPLAERGRKAVPLIAAFMADHKIRPDLALVSTARRTQETWDLLAANLAKAPTKRDAADLYEADASAIATLLRSIDPSVESLLVIGHNPGLQDFALDLVGGGETGARTRMAEKFPTAGLAVIRIGAWQSLSPASGHLEAFVTPRMLG; from the coding sequence ATGAGCAGCAAACAGAACTCGCGCCATCTCTATCTGCTCCGCCACGCGAAATCGGCCTGGCCTGAAGGCATTGACGACCATGATCGCCCACTCGCCGAACGCGGCCGAAAAGCTGTGCCTCTGATCGCTGCCTTTATGGCCGATCACAAGATTCGCCCAGACCTTGCGCTGGTATCCACCGCACGGCGCACCCAGGAAACCTGGGATCTCCTCGCCGCCAACCTTGCGAAAGCTCCGACAAAACGTGACGCCGCCGATCTCTACGAGGCCGACGCAAGTGCCATCGCCACCTTGCTGCGATCCATCGACCCATCCGTCGAAAGCCTGCTGGTCATCGGCCACAATCCCGGCCTTCAGGATTTTGCACTGGATCTCGTCGGCGGGGGCGAGACGGGGGCGCGAACGCGTATGGCCGAGAAATTTCCGACTGCTGGACTTGCCGTGATCCGTATAGGAGCATGGCAGTCCTTGTCACCGGCAAGTGGTCACCTTGAAGCGTTCGTGACCCCACGCATGCTTGGCTGA
- a CDS encoding cyclic nucleotide-binding domain-containing protein, translating into MALNDDIRLLSQIPLFGGMSEDQLRLIAFGADRRVVSSGQMLFREGSPAESAYVVLSGRIELSRTGRDGQPEVQAMVGAGTLLSELALITLVERKFTAVATEDTGIIRITRPLFHRLIEEYPDAALLIENRIRDNIASLAAKAAAELHRFA; encoded by the coding sequence ATGGCTCTTAACGACGATATCCGACTGCTGTCGCAGATACCCCTCTTCGGCGGCATGTCGGAAGATCAGCTGCGACTGATCGCTTTCGGCGCCGATCGTCGGGTCGTTTCAAGCGGGCAGATGCTGTTCCGGGAAGGCTCCCCCGCAGAGAGCGCCTACGTCGTTCTCAGCGGGCGCATCGAACTCAGCCGCACAGGTCGTGACGGGCAGCCCGAGGTCCAGGCGATGGTGGGCGCCGGGACGCTACTGTCCGAGCTGGCTCTGATCACTCTGGTCGAACGCAAGTTCACGGCAGTCGCGACGGAGGATACCGGGATCATCAGGATCACCCGTCCGCTCTTCCATCGTCTGATCGAGGAATACCCCGACGCCGCGCTGCTGATCGAGAACCGAATTCGCGACAACATTGCATCACTAGCCGCCAAGGCGGCAGCGGAACTTCACCGCTTCGCCTGA
- a CDS encoding response regulator transcription factor has translation MTARTILLVDDDDDLRETLTEQLSLYDEFTVLQETTATKGVEKARATPIDLLIMDVGLPDMDGREAVKLLRKGGLKAPIIMLTGHDTDSDTILGLEAGANDYVTKPFRFAVLLARIRVQLRQHEQSEDATFNVGPYVFKPSQKLLTMENGQKIRLTEKEAAIIRYLYRAEQKVVTRDVLLEEVWGYNSGVTTHTLETHVYRLRQKIERDPSNAEILVTENGGYKIIP, from the coding sequence ATGACCGCACGCACCATCCTTCTGGTGGATGACGACGACGACCTCCGCGAGACCCTCACGGAGCAGCTTTCCCTGTACGACGAGTTTACGGTTCTCCAGGAGACGACAGCCACTAAGGGCGTCGAGAAAGCGCGCGCGACACCGATCGATCTCCTGATCATGGACGTTGGTTTGCCGGATATGGATGGTCGCGAAGCGGTGAAGCTTTTGCGTAAGGGCGGCCTGAAGGCGCCGATCATCATGCTGACCGGTCACGATACCGACTCCGACACGATCCTCGGCCTGGAAGCGGGCGCCAACGACTATGTCACGAAGCCGTTCCGGTTCGCGGTGCTTCTAGCCCGTATCCGCGTGCAGCTTCGTCAGCACGAGCAGAGCGAAGACGCGACCTTCAACGTCGGTCCGTATGTGTTCAAGCCGAGCCAGAAGCTGCTGACCATGGAAAACGGCCAGAAGATCCGGCTCACCGAGAAAGAGGCGGCGATTATTCGCTATCTCTACCGGGCGGAGCAGAAGGTCGTCACCCGTGACGTGCTGCTCGAGGAAGTCTGGGGCTACAATTCCGGCGTCACGACGCACACCCTGGAGACCCACGTCTATCGCCTGCGTCAGAAGATTGAGCGCGATCCCTCCAACGCCGAAATTCTGGTAACGGAAAACGGCGGCTACAAGATCATTCCCTAA
- a CDS encoding outer membrane lipoprotein carrier protein LolA yields the protein MTNSDSFLDRILLTRRHMLGAMAVAAASTALPVNLFAQAAAAASNNATAQAIADHFSSVATMQGEFVQFGPRGEQTGGKFFIQRPGKLRFNYDDPSPIRVIADGKNVAIGNMKLKTWDLYPLSKTPLSLLLAQRIDLSAGSVKSVKEESDLTTIALGNSTVFGNSTITMMFDPKTYDLRQWTITDNQGKDTSVMVFNVKTGVQFDDKVFKVPYEVIPGTAAYRD from the coding sequence ATGACCAACTCCGATTCCTTCCTGGATCGCATTCTGCTGACGCGGCGCCATATGCTGGGCGCCATGGCTGTCGCTGCGGCGTCCACTGCCTTGCCGGTCAATCTTTTTGCGCAGGCAGCGGCTGCTGCATCCAACAACGCTACCGCACAAGCGATCGCGGACCACTTCTCCAGCGTCGCGACCATGCAGGGCGAGTTCGTCCAGTTCGGTCCGCGGGGCGAGCAGACGGGCGGCAAGTTCTTTATCCAGCGCCCCGGCAAGCTGCGCTTCAACTATGACGACCCGTCGCCGATCCGGGTGATTGCCGACGGCAAGAACGTTGCGATCGGCAACATGAAGCTGAAGACCTGGGATCTTTATCCGCTGTCCAAGACACCGCTCAGCCTGCTTCTGGCGCAGCGTATCGACCTCTCGGCTGGTTCGGTGAAAAGCGTCAAGGAAGAGTCGGATCTGACGACCATCGCGCTCGGCAACAGCACGGTCTTCGGCAATTCAACGATCACTATGATGTTCGACCCGAAAACCTACGACCTGCGGCAGTGGACGATCACCGACAACCAGGGCAAGGACACCTCAGTCATGGTGTTCAACGTGAAGACCGGTGTGCAGTTCGACGACAAGGTGTTCAAGGTGCCCTACGAGGTGATCCCGGGTACAGCCGCGTACCGCGACTAA